In Methanoregula sp., a single window of DNA contains:
- a CDS encoding flippase activity-associated protein Agl23 — translation MQQAACISEKIKNFFTFNRIFIFILIVAVFLRFWNLDLKLLHHDEAIHSWFSYELLTKGTWMYDPSYHGPFLYYVTAGMFSLFGDSDLVARLLPALFGTLLIPLVYCIYRIGYINKNQTLLVALFIALSPDMVYFSRFLRHDIFMLFFTLLLLVAILYYFERGHTRFAIIAAVAMAGALSCKEEMPVILLIFASFLVFALWRRRLTLPPRWKQDLIFCFILTVALMGILYSAFGMHIETLIGQNFQMNTSGWYKAIEHWTTMHNQQRLGGPFYFYIPFYFLYELPIFILAIIGTLQFMLTGIDLSIAFKRLKNIILTCKLSLTTGELAEISLHQLKNSRSAYSKSDEFFRFCIYWMILTMAFYAYVGEKVPWLLIPQLLPMCFVAVYKLNWQKIAFALVGCIFLVTMTWHVAFIPMDINEPIVQVQNSEDMREVMYLIDTSNNVVIASKDYWPLPWYYRGDRWNKIQFYGERAEKNKLTEKNPGVIILHDTESYPVIDNYDKKTYKLSYWFSFYDNEKRLIDYYLRRDGKIGSINIDVFTIRKTA, via the coding sequence ATGCAGCAGGCCGCATGCATCTCAGAAAAAATTAAAAATTTTTTCACTTTTAATAGGATTTTTATTTTTATCCTTATTGTCGCTGTATTTTTACGGTTCTGGAACCTTGATCTCAAACTCCTCCACCATGATGAAGCAATCCATTCATGGTTCTCCTATGAATTACTCACAAAAGGGACCTGGATGTACGATCCTAGCTACCATGGACCCTTTCTCTATTATGTTACCGCCGGTATGTTCTCCCTATTTGGGGATTCCGATCTGGTAGCCCGGTTGCTTCCTGCCCTCTTTGGCACGCTATTAATTCCCCTGGTATACTGCATTTATCGCATAGGGTATATCAATAAAAATCAGACTCTGCTTGTTGCCCTGTTTATCGCACTATCTCCGGATATGGTGTATTTCTCCCGCTTCCTGAGACATGACATATTCATGCTCTTTTTTACCCTGCTTCTTCTTGTTGCTATTCTGTATTATTTCGAACGTGGACATACGCGATTTGCAATTATCGCAGCTGTTGCAATGGCCGGAGCACTCAGCTGTAAAGAGGAGATGCCGGTAATCCTTCTCATTTTTGCTTCATTTTTAGTTTTTGCACTCTGGAGAAGACGCTTAACTCTCCCACCCAGATGGAAACAGGATCTGATATTCTGCTTTATACTGACCGTTGCTCTCATGGGAATCCTGTATTCAGCGTTTGGCATGCATATCGAGACACTTATAGGTCAGAATTTCCAGATGAATACCAGTGGCTGGTACAAAGCTATCGAACACTGGACCACCATGCACAACCAGCAGCGTCTTGGCGGTCCGTTTTACTTCTACATCCCCTTTTATTTCCTGTATGAACTGCCGATCTTTATCCTTGCCATCATCGGTACACTCCAGTTCATGCTTACGGGGATTGATCTCTCTATCGCATTCAAACGGTTGAAAAATATCATTTTAACATGTAAACTTTCTTTAACAACCGGAGAACTTGCTGAAATAAGTCTCCATCAACTAAAAAATTCTCGCTCGGCTTATTCAAAATCTGATGAATTTTTCCGGTTCTGTATTTACTGGATGATCCTGACCATGGCATTCTATGCATATGTCGGAGAAAAAGTACCCTGGCTGCTCATCCCCCAGCTGCTCCCCATGTGTTTTGTCGCAGTATACAAGCTGAACTGGCAGAAGATCGCATTTGCACTTGTTGGATGTATCTTCCTTGTGACAATGACCTGGCATGTCGCATTCATTCCAATGGATATCAATGAGCCAATTGTCCAGGTTCAGAACTCTGAAGATATGCGTGAGGTGATGTACCTTATTGATACATCCAATAATGTCGTTATTGCATCAAAGGATTACTGGCCCCTCCCGTGGTATTATCGTGGTGATCGCTGGAACAAAATTCAATTCTATGGCGAACGGGCTGAAAAAAATAAGTTAACAGAGAAAAATCCTGGTGTAATTATTCTTCATGATACCGAAAGCTATCCAGTTATCGACAATTATGATAAAAAAACCTATAAACTGAGTTATTGGTTCTCATTCTACGATAATGAAAAAAGATTGATCGATTACTATCTTCGCCGGGATGGGAAGATAGGTAGTATCAATATTGATGTTTTTACTATTCGGAAAACCGCATAA
- the rpsJ gene encoding 30S ribosomal protein S10 codes for MQKARIRLTGTDFNKVEMVCDKIREIAERTGVNLAGPIPLPTKRLVVPIRKSPDGEGTATWDRWQMRVHKRLIDIDADERALRQLMRIQVPKDIGIEIVLES; via the coding sequence ATGCAAAAAGCCAGAATTCGCCTGACAGGTACAGACTTTAATAAAGTAGAGATGGTCTGCGACAAAATCCGTGAGATAGCAGAACGCACAGGAGTGAATCTGGCCGGTCCGATACCGCTCCCAACCAAAAGGTTGGTTGTTCCAATCCGCAAGAGCCCTGATGGTGAAGGGACTGCCACATGGGACCGCTGGCAGATGCGTGTGCACAAACGCCTTATTGATATCGATGCAGACGAGCGTGCACTCCGCCAGCTCATGCGCATTCAGGTGCCAAAAGATATCGGCATTGAGATCGTATTAGAGAGTTGA
- the tuf gene encoding translation elongation factor EF-1 subunit alpha yields the protein MASDKPHMNLAVIGHIDHGKSTTVGRMMFETGAVPAHIIEGYRKEAASKGKATFEFAWVMDNLKEERERGITIDIAHKRFDTPKFYFTVVDCPGHRDFVKNMITGASQADAAILVVAAPDGVMDQTKEHVFLARTLGITQLIIAINKMDMVKFDEKRFNEVKKDLSDLIKMVGYKPEETMFIPISSLGGQNIKVISPETPWYKGLALIPALDTFKEPAKPTEKPFRLPIQDVYSISGIGTVPVGRVETGIMKKGMKVSFMPANKDGEIKSIEMHHEEIPQALPGDNIGFNVRGIAKGDIRRGDVCGPAEAPPTVADEFTAQIVVLQHPSALTVGYTPVFHCHTTQTACTFMELQKKLDPRTGQTKEENPTFLKSGDAAIVVIKPTKPMVIENIKELPQLGRFAVRDMGTTIAAGMCIAIKAKQMR from the coding sequence ATGGCATCTGACAAGCCCCACATGAATCTGGCTGTTATCGGACACATCGACCACGGAAAGTCAACAACCGTCGGAAGAATGATGTTCGAAACTGGTGCAGTACCTGCACATATTATCGAAGGTTACCGAAAGGAGGCTGCATCAAAAGGTAAGGCCACCTTTGAGTTTGCATGGGTTATGGACAACTTAAAGGAAGAACGTGAGAGAGGTATCACCATTGATATCGCCCACAAGCGGTTCGATACACCCAAGTTCTACTTTACAGTCGTAGACTGCCCAGGACACCGAGACTTCGTCAAGAACATGATCACCGGTGCATCACAGGCGGATGCAGCAATTCTCGTGGTTGCAGCTCCCGATGGTGTAATGGACCAGACGAAAGAGCACGTATTCCTTGCCCGAACCCTCGGCATTACGCAGCTCATCATCGCCATCAACAAGATGGATATGGTAAAATTCGATGAGAAGCGGTTCAACGAAGTCAAGAAGGATCTCTCCGATCTTATCAAGATGGTAGGGTATAAACCTGAAGAGACTATGTTCATCCCGATCAGTTCACTGGGTGGCCAGAATATCAAGGTTATCAGCCCTGAAACCCCGTGGTACAAGGGTCTGGCACTCATCCCGGCACTTGACACGTTCAAGGAACCCGCGAAACCAACTGAAAAACCGTTCCGTCTTCCAATTCAGGATGTCTACAGCATCAGTGGTATTGGCACTGTACCGGTTGGTCGTGTTGAGACGGGTATCATGAAGAAAGGAATGAAAGTTTCCTTTATGCCTGCCAACAAAGACGGGGAAATCAAATCCATTGAGATGCACCACGAAGAGATCCCACAGGCATTACCCGGTGACAACATTGGATTCAACGTCCGAGGTATCGCAAAAGGTGATATCCGCCGTGGTGATGTTTGTGGACCTGCAGAGGCACCGCCAACTGTTGCAGATGAATTTACTGCACAAATCGTCGTGCTCCAGCACCCCAGTGCACTGACTGTTGGATACACCCCGGTCTTCCACTGCCACACAACCCAGACTGCCTGCACCTTCATGGAACTCCAGAAAAAACTTGACCCCCGCACCGGTCAGACCAAAGAAGAGAACCCGACGTTCCTCAAGAGCGGCGATGCAGCAATTGTTGTTATCAAACCAACAAAGCCGATGGTTATTGAAAATATCAAGGAACTCCCCCAGCTGGGACGGTTCGCAGTCCGTGATATGGGAACAACTATTGCCGCGGGCATGTGTATTGCCATTAAGGCAAAACAAATGAGATAA
- the cobS gene encoding adenosylcobinamide-GDP ribazoletransferase, protein MKILLSLLQFTTILPLGKPQDLEPFARHSYLYPLAGYVIGALVALPVFFIANQTIAAAVAIALIMLISGAHHFDGLLDFGDGLMAHGDREKRIKALTDRYIGAGGVAAGIVITLLLFAGFQASTSLVFAIIIGEVCAKFSMTVLTVYGTPFRQGIHSYLHQFSQPHFLLIAALLCAPLLFIPMAPLKLIGAILVALLCPTIMLLISNRLFGGVNGDVVGATNEITRAGVILALVII, encoded by the coding sequence ATGAAAATTCTCCTTTCCCTCCTGCAGTTTACCACCATTCTTCCGCTGGGCAAACCGCAGGATCTCGAACCGTTTGCCCGCCATTCATATCTCTACCCGTTAGCAGGCTACGTCATAGGGGCACTTGTAGCACTCCCGGTTTTTTTTATTGCGAACCAGACGATTGCAGCAGCGGTTGCCATTGCCCTGATCATGCTGATATCAGGTGCCCATCATTTTGACGGGCTCCTGGATTTCGGGGATGGGTTAATGGCGCACGGGGATCGGGAAAAGCGGATCAAGGCACTTACAGACCGATATATAGGAGCTGGGGGTGTTGCTGCTGGTATCGTGATCACACTCCTCCTGTTTGCTGGATTTCAGGCTTCAACTTCACTCGTATTTGCTATAATTATAGGAGAGGTCTGTGCAAAATTTTCAATGACAGTTCTTACCGTATATGGCACTCCATTCAGGCAAGGTATTCACAGTTATCTCCACCAGTTCTCACAACCCCACTTCCTGCTCATTGCCGCACTTTTGTGTGCGCCACTTCTCTTTATTCCCATGGCTCCTCTCAAATTGATAGGTGCCATCTTAGTTGCACTATTATGCCCGACAATAATGCTCCTAATTTCTAACCGTTTGTTTGGAGGGGTGAATGGCGATGTTGTAGGTGCTACAAATGAGATTACAAGGGCAGGTGTCATTCTTGCTTTGGTGATAATTTGA
- a CDS encoding phosphatidylglycerophosphatase A — MFEIEQRLRENGITLEDIVDAAMGLYVSHGMPEEEAAEEIMRKIRKYLADPNVASLLLGAILLEDELYNKRKNSEIADDPVFLLSDEILGMAIAECIGGTYARFEFTRYDQKKPGILAKLGPFLDDAVAGLIAGCTSRLYSECI; from the coding sequence ATGTTTGAAATTGAACAGCGGTTGCGCGAGAACGGCATCACGCTTGAAGATATTGTCGATGCTGCCATGGGACTTTATGTCTCCCACGGCATGCCGGAGGAGGAGGCGGCAGAGGAGATCATGCGCAAAATCAGGAAGTATCTGGCCGATCCCAACGTCGCATCGCTCCTCCTTGGGGCAATCCTTCTCGAAGACGAACTCTACAATAAACGAAAAAATTCAGAAATTGCCGATGACCCGGTCTTTCTGTTGAGCGATGAGATCCTCGGTATGGCGATTGCAGAATGTATCGGGGGTACCTATGCACGGTTTGAATTCACCCGGTATGACCAGAAAAAACCGGGAATACTCGCAAAGCTCGGACCGTTTCTCGATGACGCGGTCGCAGGTCTGATCGCCGGATGCACATCCCGACTCTACAGCGAATGCATATGA